The following proteins are co-located in the Clavibacter capsici genome:
- a CDS encoding TetR/AcrR family transcriptional regulator, with product MTAETPAPADPRAGTRDRIVDVAADLLRSEGRAAVTTRAVAEAASVQAPTIYRLFGDKEGLLDAVAETEMTRFAARKSVVIRAAAEGAVDAVDDLRAGWDATIAFALDNPELYALMSDPARGPGSPAARAGVALLEERVHRVALAGRLRVAEPLAVELIHAAATGALLTTIRRPAAERDHALLDAIWEAVQERILTPPARGRTRREPGLVERAVALRAHVADAESLTVGERSLLAEWLDRIAAAR from the coding sequence ATGACCGCCGAGACCCCCGCCCCGGCCGACCCGCGCGCCGGGACCCGTGACCGCATCGTCGACGTCGCCGCCGACCTGCTGCGCTCCGAGGGACGCGCCGCCGTCACCACGCGCGCGGTCGCCGAGGCCGCGAGCGTCCAGGCGCCGACGATCTACCGGCTCTTCGGCGACAAGGAGGGCCTCCTCGACGCCGTCGCCGAGACCGAGATGACCCGCTTCGCCGCGCGCAAGTCCGTCGTGATCCGCGCCGCCGCCGAGGGCGCGGTGGACGCGGTCGACGACCTCCGCGCGGGATGGGACGCCACGATCGCGTTCGCCCTCGACAACCCCGAGCTGTACGCGCTGATGAGCGACCCCGCCCGCGGCCCGGGTTCGCCCGCCGCGCGCGCGGGTGTCGCGCTGCTCGAGGAGCGCGTGCACCGCGTCGCGCTCGCCGGGCGCCTGCGCGTCGCCGAGCCGCTCGCGGTCGAGCTGATCCACGCGGCCGCCACGGGCGCGCTCCTGACGACCATCCGCCGCCCGGCCGCGGAGCGCGACCACGCGCTGCTCGACGCCATCTGGGAGGCGGTGCAGGAGCGGATCCTCACGCCCCCGGCACGCGGCCGCACCCGTCGCGAGCCCGGCCTCGTCGAGCGCGCCGTCGCCCTCCGCGCCCACGTGGCCGACGCGGAGAGCCTCACCGTGGGCGAGCGATCGCTCCTCGCGGAGTGGCTCGACCGGATCGCCGCAGCGCGCTGA
- a CDS encoding helix-turn-helix transcriptional regulator produces MTEFASVLRSWRERVQPADVGLPAGPHRRTAGLRREELAALAGVSVDYVVRLEQGRSVNPSPQMLGALARALRLTEDERDHLHRVAGVAPPGRDEVPRHITPGVHRIVDRLGDVPIAVFTATHDMLLWNPLWAALNGDPSTRTGWDRNLVWTYFTQGHAGTDFDAVHEEEFARDLAADLRTAVGRYPADRALARLVARLRAEVPDFERRWSEARVAEHRSSRKTVTHTPVGPITIDCDTLSVPGSDLRIVVYTAERGSTDEARLDLLRVTGLQALTTAPVEVAGA; encoded by the coding sequence ATGACCGAATTCGCGAGCGTGCTCCGCTCCTGGCGCGAGCGCGTGCAGCCGGCCGACGTCGGCCTGCCCGCGGGACCCCACCGGCGCACCGCGGGCCTCCGCCGCGAGGAGCTCGCCGCGCTCGCGGGCGTGAGCGTCGACTACGTCGTGCGGCTCGAGCAGGGCCGGTCGGTGAACCCGTCGCCGCAGATGCTCGGCGCGCTCGCCCGGGCGCTCCGCCTCACCGAGGACGAGCGCGACCACCTCCACCGGGTCGCGGGCGTCGCCCCGCCCGGCCGCGACGAGGTGCCGCGGCACATCACGCCGGGGGTCCACCGGATCGTCGACCGGCTGGGCGACGTGCCCATCGCGGTGTTCACGGCGACGCACGACATGCTGCTCTGGAACCCGCTCTGGGCGGCGCTCAACGGGGATCCGTCGACGCGCACCGGCTGGGACCGGAACCTCGTCTGGACCTACTTCACCCAGGGCCACGCGGGCACCGACTTCGACGCCGTGCACGAGGAGGAGTTCGCGCGCGACCTCGCGGCCGACCTCCGCACGGCCGTCGGCCGCTACCCGGCGGATCGCGCGCTCGCCCGGCTCGTCGCCCGGCTGCGCGCCGAGGTGCCCGACTTCGAGCGCCGCTGGAGCGAGGCGCGCGTCGCCGAGCACCGGTCGAGCCGGAAGACCGTGACGCATACGCCGGTCGGCCCCATCACCATCGACTGCGACACCCTCTCGGTGCCGGGCAGCGACCTCCGCATCGTCGTCTACACGGCGGAGCGGGGCAGCACGGATGAGGCGCGGCTCGACCTGCTGCGCGTCACGGGGCTGCAGGCGCTGACGACGGCGCCCGTGGAGGTGGCGGGGGCCTGA
- a CDS encoding SDR family oxidoreductase: MITITGATGALNGATAEHLLERIPATELVVVARDPERARSFADRGVEVRRGDYADPASLPAAFAGADQLLLVSSSDPHADAVALHRTAVEAAVEAGVGRILYTSHQGAAEDSPFGPGRDHVATERILAGSGVPWTALRNGFYLHSVDLLLGAWRETGVIRVPADGPVSWTSRADAAEGAARILLADAPLDGPVTLTASAAPTMAEVAEQASEVAGREVRLELVDPEDWIAGLVQAGTPETVARFLITLPLAAAGGFFAGTDPLLAELLGREPESVRDHLARA; this comes from the coding sequence ATGATCACCATCACCGGAGCCACCGGCGCGCTGAACGGCGCCACCGCCGAGCACCTGCTCGAGCGGATCCCCGCCACCGAGCTCGTGGTCGTCGCCCGCGATCCCGAGAGGGCGCGGTCCTTCGCCGACCGGGGCGTCGAGGTCCGCCGCGGCGACTACGCCGATCCCGCCTCGCTGCCCGCCGCCTTCGCGGGCGCCGACCAGCTCCTGCTCGTCTCCTCCAGCGACCCGCACGCCGACGCCGTGGCTCTCCACCGCACGGCCGTCGAGGCGGCGGTCGAGGCGGGCGTCGGCCGGATCCTCTACACGAGCCACCAGGGCGCCGCCGAGGACTCGCCGTTCGGCCCCGGGCGGGACCACGTCGCGACCGAGCGCATCCTCGCGGGCTCCGGCGTCCCGTGGACCGCGCTCCGCAACGGCTTCTACCTGCACAGCGTCGACCTGCTGCTCGGGGCGTGGCGCGAGACCGGCGTGATCCGCGTGCCCGCCGACGGCCCGGTCTCCTGGACGTCGCGCGCCGACGCCGCCGAGGGCGCCGCGCGGATCCTGCTCGCCGACGCGCCGCTCGACGGCCCGGTCACCCTCACCGCGAGCGCCGCGCCGACCATGGCCGAGGTCGCCGAGCAGGCGTCCGAGGTCGCCGGCCGCGAGGTGCGCCTCGAGCTCGTGGACCCCGAGGACTGGATCGCCGGGCTCGTCCAGGCGGGCACGCCCGAGACCGTCGCGCGCTTCCTGATCACCCTGCCGCTCGCGGCGGCCGGCGGCTTCTTCGCGGGCACGGATCCGCTGCTCGCCGAGCTCCTCGGTCGCGAGCCGGAGAGCGTGCGCGACCACCTCGCGCGCGCCTGA
- a CDS encoding serine hydrolase domain-containing protein, whose product MSTAADALARLVEGIDRERLGAYGAVVRIGDDEVAHRWRSDDRENLYSVSKGVCALAVGMAVDAGILVLDTRVPELLPELDLGAGVDEVTVEHLLTMTSGIDLAWFGDEPVPGPDLAQAMLGRPSRGRVFQYSDASPYVAMRMLAAAVGDVRDWLLPRLFTPLGIGNPQWHRCPLGFVVGGSGLELRTGELARIGRLLRDRGAWEGRQLVSAEWVDRMHGSWVETGADPQSPFARYGLATWDSPGDAWRIDGRYGQYVLVDGSRDAVVTITAHEEERDHRLAELAVEAVADAASVVG is encoded by the coding sequence ATGAGCACCGCCGCCGACGCCCTCGCCCGCCTCGTCGAGGGCATCGACCGCGAGCGGCTGGGCGCGTACGGGGCGGTCGTGCGGATCGGCGACGACGAGGTGGCGCACCGCTGGCGCAGCGACGACCGCGAGAACCTCTACTCGGTGTCGAAGGGCGTGTGCGCGCTCGCCGTCGGCATGGCGGTCGATGCGGGGATCCTCGTCCTCGACACCCGTGTGCCCGAGCTGCTGCCCGAGCTCGACCTCGGCGCGGGCGTGGACGAGGTCACCGTCGAGCACCTCCTCACCATGACCAGCGGCATCGACCTCGCCTGGTTCGGCGACGAGCCCGTCCCCGGCCCCGACCTCGCCCAGGCCATGCTCGGCCGGCCGAGCCGCGGCCGCGTCTTCCAGTACAGCGACGCGAGCCCCTACGTCGCCATGCGGATGCTCGCCGCCGCGGTCGGCGACGTCCGCGACTGGCTCCTCCCGCGCCTCTTCACCCCGCTCGGCATCGGCAACCCGCAGTGGCACCGCTGCCCGCTCGGCTTCGTCGTGGGCGGCAGCGGCCTGGAGCTGCGCACCGGCGAGCTCGCGCGCATCGGCCGGCTGCTGCGCGACCGCGGCGCGTGGGAGGGCCGGCAGCTCGTGAGCGCGGAATGGGTCGACCGGATGCACGGATCCTGGGTCGAGACCGGCGCCGACCCGCAGTCCCCCTTCGCCCGCTACGGCCTCGCGACCTGGGACAGCCCGGGCGACGCCTGGCGCATCGACGGCCGCTACGGCCAGTACGTGCTGGTCGACGGATCCCGCGACGCGGTCGTCACCATCACGGCCCACGAGGAGGAGCGCGACCACCGGCTCGCGGAGCTGGCGGTCGAGGCCGTGGCGGACGCGGCGTCCGTCGTCGGCTGA
- a CDS encoding polyketide cyclase: protein MTWPALHITRSVDADVASVVAVAGDPARLPEWAAGVSSGIRLEGGRWLSDSPMGAIEIAFTGPRELGILDHDVTLPDGTVVRNPLRVLPNDDGSEVVFTLFRRPGTTDVALAEDAALVADDLDRLAALVARG, encoded by the coding sequence GTGACCTGGCCCGCGCTCCACATCACCCGTTCCGTCGACGCCGACGTGGCCTCGGTCGTCGCCGTCGCGGGGGATCCGGCCAGGCTGCCGGAGTGGGCGGCGGGTGTGAGCAGCGGGATCCGGCTGGAGGGCGGGCGCTGGTTGTCGGACTCGCCCATGGGCGCGATCGAGATCGCGTTCACGGGCCCGCGCGAGCTCGGGATCCTCGACCACGACGTGACGCTCCCCGACGGCACCGTGGTCCGCAACCCGCTGCGCGTCCTCCCGAACGACGACGGCAGCGAGGTCGTCTTCACCCTGTTCCGCCGGCCGGGCACGACCGACGTCGCGCTCGCGGAGGACGCGGCCCTCGTCGCGGATGACCTCGACCGGCTCGCGGCGCTGGTCGCGCGCGGCTGA
- a CDS encoding rhodanese-like domain-containing protein, whose amino-acid sequence MQTSLSATDFLAAKLTYETDPADLAADRASGAAPLVVDVRSDASWAQGRIPGAVHIPGQELALRAADELPDRDARIVVYCWGPGCNGSTRAALTLATLGYTRVQELIGGYEYWAREGFAVVSDAGRTRREPDPLAAPVG is encoded by the coding sequence ATGCAGACGAGCCTCTCCGCGACCGACTTCCTCGCCGCCAAGCTGACCTACGAGACCGACCCCGCCGACCTCGCCGCCGACCGGGCGAGCGGCGCCGCGCCGCTCGTGGTCGACGTGCGCTCGGACGCGTCGTGGGCGCAGGGGCGGATCCCCGGAGCCGTCCACATCCCCGGCCAGGAGCTGGCCTTGCGCGCCGCCGACGAGCTGCCCGACCGCGATGCCCGCATCGTCGTCTACTGCTGGGGACCCGGCTGCAACGGCAGCACGCGCGCCGCCCTCACCCTCGCGACGCTCGGCTACACGCGCGTGCAGGAGCTGATCGGCGGGTACGAGTACTGGGCGCGCGAGGGCTTCGCGGTGGTGAGCGACGCGGGGCGGACGCGCCGGGAGCCGGATCCGCTGGCGGCGCCGGTCGGCTGA
- a CDS encoding SDR family NAD(P)-dependent oxidoreductase, protein MTTTLITGSNRSLGLETARRLIEAGHTVYAGMRDTADGDAARALGARPVQLDVDDQASVDRALASLPELDVLVNNAGVLGTSQGVDDLTPEAMAAVLQTNVVGIVRVTQAALPLLRASAAPVIVNVASGVGWPRALRGDGTDESHVMTIPYATSKAAVITATVQYAKNLPGFRVNATDPGYTATDFNGNTGHQTVTEGTDATVAMALVGPDGPTGEFHSRHGRIEY, encoded by the coding sequence ATGACCACCACACTGATCACCGGATCCAACCGCAGCCTCGGACTCGAGACCGCCCGCCGCCTCATCGAGGCCGGCCACACCGTCTACGCCGGCATGCGCGACACCGCCGACGGCGACGCCGCCCGCGCCCTCGGCGCCCGCCCCGTGCAGCTCGACGTCGACGACCAGGCGAGCGTCGACCGCGCCCTGGCGTCGCTGCCCGAGCTGGACGTGCTCGTCAACAACGCCGGCGTGCTCGGCACCTCGCAGGGCGTCGACGACCTCACCCCCGAGGCGATGGCGGCCGTGCTGCAGACCAACGTCGTCGGGATCGTCCGGGTGACGCAGGCGGCCCTGCCGCTGCTGCGCGCCTCCGCCGCTCCCGTGATCGTCAACGTCGCCTCGGGCGTCGGCTGGCCGCGCGCCCTCCGGGGCGACGGCACCGACGAGAGCCACGTCATGACGATCCCCTACGCGACGTCGAAGGCCGCCGTGATCACCGCGACCGTGCAGTACGCCAAGAACCTGCCGGGCTTCCGCGTCAACGCCACCGACCCCGGCTACACGGCCACCGACTTCAACGGGAACACCGGCCACCAGACGGTGACCGAGGGCACCGACGCGACCGTCGCGATGGCGCTCGTGGGGCCCGACGGGCCGACGGGCGAGTTCCACAGCCGGCACGGGCGGATCGAGTACTGA